In a single window of the Natronosalvus caseinilyticus genome:
- a CDS encoding phosphoenolpyruvate carboxykinase (ATP) — MSETGTQPRHVRESLADPKHASNVQYYGPVRSTSVAEPPTHRTDDDLIAGLRELAAAVETTTEFGSASYVSKFRSRSADRTKNAVDDDFGEADYAVIDRATEAVENRAMLCVDRLVGTHPEATFCCRLYVPVEYARIAHAWAMLFEPTDGRDPDFVTVQVPDADETAIRILPDDGFTAVVGSDYTGEAKKSFLRLFMHRAKRLGGLGLHAGSKRVRVARAAGDDSAESENHLEREDGTDADADPDLETVGQLFMGLSATGKSTLTAHGCWLEAPEEAVMVQDDVCALLPDGSVAGSEGGGLYVKTHGLDADEQPGIHAAVTDESAALENVVVDEDGTVDFEDDRYTKNGRAVIRRSELPSASEDIDLEDVDQLFFITRNPLMPPVARLDDEQAAVAFMLGESIETSAGDPDRAGERIRVVGTNPFIIGPEGEEGNRLRELVASLDLECYVVNTGTVGYPDASSKDVGVTESVTILTELARGTVEWTRDEQLGLDVPANVPGMDVEAFRVADYVDDYDGELETLREERREYLESFERLDQEIVDAVY; from the coding sequence ATGTCCGAAACCGGGACGCAGCCGCGTCACGTCCGCGAGTCCCTGGCCGATCCGAAGCACGCCTCGAACGTCCAGTACTACGGCCCGGTGCGCTCGACGTCGGTCGCGGAACCGCCGACCCACCGCACCGACGACGACCTGATCGCCGGACTCCGCGAACTCGCCGCCGCCGTCGAAACGACGACCGAGTTCGGCTCCGCGTCCTACGTGAGCAAGTTCCGGTCCCGGAGCGCCGACCGGACGAAAAACGCCGTCGACGACGACTTCGGGGAGGCGGATTACGCCGTCATCGACCGGGCGACCGAGGCCGTCGAGAACCGCGCGATGCTCTGTGTCGACCGACTCGTCGGCACGCACCCGGAGGCGACGTTTTGCTGCCGACTGTACGTCCCGGTCGAGTACGCGCGAATCGCTCACGCCTGGGCGATGCTGTTCGAGCCGACCGACGGTCGCGACCCGGACTTCGTCACGGTACAGGTTCCGGACGCCGACGAAACTGCGATCCGTATTCTTCCCGATGACGGCTTCACCGCCGTCGTCGGCAGCGACTACACCGGCGAAGCGAAGAAGTCGTTCCTCCGGCTGTTTATGCACAGGGCGAAACGACTCGGCGGCCTCGGTCTGCACGCCGGCAGCAAGCGCGTTCGTGTGGCTCGAGCGGCAGGCGACGACAGTGCTGAATCCGAAAACCACCTGGAACGCGAGGACGGAACCGACGCCGACGCCGACCCCGACCTCGAGACCGTCGGCCAACTCTTCATGGGGCTCTCCGCGACCGGAAAATCGACGCTCACGGCCCACGGCTGCTGGCTCGAGGCCCCCGAGGAGGCGGTCATGGTTCAGGACGACGTCTGTGCACTCCTCCCCGATGGATCAGTCGCCGGCAGCGAGGGCGGCGGCCTCTACGTGAAGACGCACGGCCTGGACGCCGACGAGCAACCGGGAATACACGCCGCAGTCACCGACGAATCCGCAGCGCTCGAGAACGTCGTCGTCGACGAAGACGGAACGGTCGACTTCGAGGACGACCGATACACGAAGAACGGTCGTGCCGTCATCCGTCGGTCGGAACTTCCCAGCGCCAGCGAGGACATCGACCTCGAGGACGTCGATCAGCTCTTCTTCATCACCCGGAACCCGCTGATGCCGCCGGTCGCCAGACTCGACGACGAACAGGCGGCGGTCGCGTTCATGCTGGGCGAATCGATCGAGACGAGCGCCGGCGACCCCGACCGCGCCGGCGAGCGCATCCGGGTCGTGGGGACGAATCCGTTCATCATCGGTCCGGAAGGCGAGGAGGGGAACCGTCTGCGAGAGCTGGTCGCCTCGCTCGACCTCGAGTGCTACGTCGTGAACACGGGCACGGTCGGCTACCCCGACGCGAGCTCGAAGGACGTCGGCGTCACCGAATCCGTGACGATCCTGACCGAACTCGCACGAGGGACCGTCGAGTGGACCCGGGACGAGCAACTCGGCCTCGACGTCCCCGCGAACGTACCCGGGATGGACGTCGAGGCGTTCCGCGTCGCCGACTACGTCGACGATTACGACGGCGAACTCGAGACCCTGCGCGAGGAGCGACGCGAGTACCTCGAGTCGTTCGAGCGACTCGATCAGGAGATCGTCGACGCGGTGTACTGA
- a CDS encoding EthD family reductase, with protein MITFVNLLVRDDDLSHEEFCERWLGDHTDLASDLPGLERYVTSTPTDPSKSAYDGIVRLTFADGAAMAAAFESEVGQEVQADAATFADMEASETMVVEETVHVAETALPSENSEDD; from the coding sequence ATGATCACGTTCGTCAACTTGCTGGTTCGCGACGACGACCTCAGTCACGAGGAGTTCTGTGAGCGCTGGCTGGGCGACCACACCGACCTCGCGTCTGACCTCCCCGGCCTCGAGCGGTACGTCACGTCGACGCCGACCGATCCCTCGAAGTCGGCCTACGACGGCATCGTTCGGCTGACGTTCGCCGACGGTGCGGCGATGGCCGCCGCGTTCGAGTCCGAGGTGGGCCAGGAGGTGCAGGCCGACGCGGCGACGTTCGCCGACATGGAAGCGAGCGAGACGATGGTCGTCGAGGAGACCGTCCACGTCGCCGAGACGGCACTCCCCTCGGAGAACTCGGAGGACGACTGA
- a CDS encoding thiamine pyrophosphate-binding protein: MDDTHSTQTTADRVVDTLEALDVEYVFGYPGGRLIEVFETIGHRDTDVTVVRPRDEREASVMAEAYGRMTGSPAVLAGQGPWIGSLGAIGQMEARLGSSPMVVLTEASERGDYSTLAPYQQSRGDYGGLSLPKILDGVTKEWWFPRTPPETVRTVQLAFKHATAGRNGPCAVIFDGSAITDDLPGDVTPGLWDDETQVRNWESRPTDRDVEAAADALASADRPVILAGNGVHASAGGTESDEPDAYDRLEAVADAYDAVVATSYLGKSTIAETHERAAGVIGSFGHEGANRVVSEADVLLVVGCRMNPMDTNWQAESFIRPEEQTIIHADVDSRNAGWVYPADVGLIGDAGETLGTLLEASEGRDAENDWALERAAEAREDFHAPACDDESTPIKPQRVCKAIEAVVDEDTVVTADSGNNRFWLLNYLKTETTGSYYGSGGVGAMGWAAPAAVTGALLGKDAICVAGDGGFAMTMTALETAVDCDVAPTFVVLNDTSLGMVRQMDDAIPGAHFHDTDFVGVAKALGGDGVRVTDPATLEDAIADAKAASVPTVVDVRIDPDEEMADQLSSSFYDEVGGLHE; this comes from the coding sequence ATGGACGACACGCACTCCACGCAGACGACCGCCGACCGCGTCGTCGACACGCTCGAGGCGCTCGACGTCGAGTACGTCTTCGGCTATCCTGGCGGCCGTCTCATCGAGGTGTTCGAGACCATCGGCCACCGGGACACCGACGTGACGGTCGTCCGCCCGCGCGACGAGCGCGAGGCGAGCGTCATGGCCGAAGCCTACGGCCGAATGACCGGCTCTCCTGCCGTCCTGGCTGGACAGGGGCCCTGGATCGGCAGTCTCGGCGCCATCGGCCAGATGGAGGCCAGGCTCGGCTCCTCGCCGATGGTCGTGCTCACCGAGGCCTCCGAACGCGGCGACTACTCCACGCTCGCGCCCTACCAGCAGTCCCGTGGTGACTACGGCGGCCTCTCGCTGCCGAAGATTCTCGACGGCGTGACCAAGGAGTGGTGGTTCCCGCGCACCCCGCCGGAAACCGTCCGCACGGTCCAGCTCGCGTTCAAGCACGCGACCGCCGGTCGGAACGGCCCCTGCGCCGTCATCTTCGACGGCTCGGCAATTACGGACGACCTACCCGGGGACGTCACGCCCGGTCTCTGGGACGACGAGACGCAGGTCAGAAACTGGGAGTCGAGACCGACGGACCGCGACGTCGAGGCCGCCGCGGACGCGCTCGCGAGTGCCGACCGACCGGTCATCCTGGCCGGTAACGGTGTCCACGCGAGCGCCGGCGGCACCGAATCCGACGAACCCGACGCCTACGACCGACTCGAGGCCGTGGCCGACGCCTACGACGCCGTCGTCGCCACTTCCTATTTAGGTAAGTCGACGATCGCCGAGACACACGAGCGCGCGGCGGGCGTCATCGGCTCGTTCGGCCACGAGGGGGCGAACCGCGTCGTCAGCGAGGCGGACGTCCTGCTCGTCGTCGGCTGTCGGATGAACCCGATGGACACGAACTGGCAGGCCGAGTCGTTCATCCGCCCCGAGGAACAGACGATTATCCACGCCGACGTCGACTCGCGAAACGCCGGCTGGGTCTACCCGGCCGACGTCGGCCTGATCGGCGACGCCGGCGAAACGCTCGGCACGCTGCTCGAGGCGAGCGAGGGCCGCGACGCCGAAAACGACTGGGCGCTCGAGCGAGCGGCCGAAGCGCGTGAGGACTTCCACGCTCCGGCGTGCGACGACGAATCGACGCCGATCAAACCCCAGCGAGTGTGCAAGGCGATCGAAGCAGTCGTCGACGAGGACACGGTCGTCACCGCAGACTCCGGGAACAACCGCTTCTGGCTCCTCAACTACCTCAAGACTGAGACGACGGGAAGCTACTACGGGAGTGGCGGCGTCGGCGCGATGGGCTGGGCGGCGCCCGCTGCCGTCACCGGCGCCCTCCTTGGCAAAGACGCCATCTGCGTCGCCGGCGACGGCGGCTTCGCCATGACCATGACGGCCCTCGAGACCGCCGTGGACTGCGACGTCGCGCCGACGTTCGTCGTCCTCAACGACACCTCGCTCGGCATGGTTCGCCAGATGGACGACGCTATTCCCGGCGCGCATTTCCACGACACGGACTTCGTTGGCGTGGCGAAGGCGCTCGGCGGCGACGGCGTCCGGGTTACCGACCCCGCGACCCTCGAGGACGCCATCGCAGACGCGAAGGCTGCGTCGGTGCCGACGGTCGTCGACGTGCGGATCGACCCCGACGAGGAGATGGCCGACCAGCTCTCCTCGTCCTTTTACGACGAGGTCGGCGGCCTCCACGAATAG
- a CDS encoding MOSC domain-containing protein produces the protein MAHLERLSVYPIKSLDPVSVDAARIGKHGALEWDRRYAIVDESDAYVNGKRERAIHRLGTEYDLERKTVTIGERGGEARTYHLDVDRNSLESWLTDFFGYRVQVVCDDEGGFPDDTDASGPTVISTGTLEAVADWYEGIDVDEMRRRLRANLEVSADEAFWEDRLYDRPGRAVAFELGEATLLGINPCQRCVVPTRDPDTGEDTPGFRGTFVERREATLPPWSGSDWFDHYFRLMVNTKVPDDQWETTLSVGDDVRVGESTRVPGT, from the coding sequence ATGGCACACCTCGAGCGGCTCTCCGTCTACCCGATCAAGTCACTCGATCCCGTTTCCGTGGATGCGGCCCGGATCGGTAAACACGGAGCGCTCGAGTGGGACCGACGGTACGCGATCGTCGACGAGTCGGACGCGTACGTCAACGGGAAGCGCGAGCGGGCGATCCACCGCCTGGGTACCGAGTACGACCTCGAGCGGAAGACGGTCACGATCGGCGAGCGAGGCGGTGAGGCGCGGACCTACCACCTCGACGTCGACCGGAATTCCCTCGAGTCGTGGCTCACGGACTTCTTCGGCTACCGCGTCCAGGTCGTCTGCGACGACGAGGGCGGGTTCCCGGACGACACCGACGCCTCCGGGCCGACGGTCATCAGCACGGGGACGCTCGAGGCCGTCGCCGACTGGTACGAGGGCATCGACGTCGACGAGATGCGTCGGCGGCTGCGGGCGAACCTCGAGGTCAGCGCCGACGAGGCGTTCTGGGAGGACCGCCTGTACGATCGGCCGGGTCGAGCGGTCGCGTTCGAACTCGGCGAGGCGACGCTTCTGGGAATCAACCCCTGCCAGCGCTGCGTCGTGCCGACGCGTGATCCGGACACGGGAGAAGACACCCCTGGCTTTCGCGGGACGTTCGTCGAACGCCGGGAAGCGACGCTCCCGCCGTGGTCCGGTTCGGACTGGTTCGACCACTATTTCCGACTCATGGTCAACACGAAGGTTCCCGACGACCAGTGGGAAACCACCCTTTCGGTCGGCGACGACGTGCGCGTCGGCGAATCGACTCGAGTCCCCGGTACGTAG
- a CDS encoding NAD-dependent epimerase/dehydratase family protein, which translates to MSADTVLVTGGTGFIGSYVVEDLVEAGHDVVVFDLSTDPRILEKLGVADDVEIRRGDVSEVTDVIGAVRETGATHIVHLAALLTTTARENPRAAMNVNIEGTNNVFEAARILDDQVERVVWASSAAVYAPPTNYTENDGWVTEDDLVYPDTLYGATKEYNEHQARVYYEDHGVSHVALRPTVAYGPYRETGGSAFLANIIEKPALEESFSVEYGDQVIDWQYVRDIAQAFRKATFAPDERLSRRVYNVRGTVATIRKAAETVESIVPDADLEVSDEGELPWTQKLDMTAAKDDLGYDPEYDLETGFREYIDVLRAENGLEPL; encoded by the coding sequence ATGTCTGCGGACACAGTACTCGTCACGGGTGGCACGGGATTCATCGGTTCGTACGTCGTCGAGGACCTGGTCGAAGCGGGTCACGACGTCGTCGTGTTCGACCTCTCGACCGATCCGCGGATCCTCGAGAAACTCGGCGTCGCCGACGACGTCGAGATTCGCCGCGGGGACGTCTCCGAGGTGACCGACGTCATCGGCGCCGTTCGCGAGACCGGTGCGACGCACATCGTCCACCTCGCCGCGCTGCTGACGACCACCGCGCGCGAGAACCCGCGCGCGGCGATGAACGTCAACATCGAGGGGACGAACAACGTCTTCGAGGCCGCTCGAATCCTCGACGACCAGGTCGAGCGCGTCGTCTGGGCGTCCTCGGCCGCGGTGTACGCGCCGCCGACGAACTACACGGAAAACGACGGCTGGGTCACCGAGGACGACCTCGTCTACCCCGACACGCTCTACGGAGCGACCAAGGAGTACAACGAACACCAGGCGCGGGTCTACTACGAGGACCACGGCGTCTCCCACGTCGCGCTCCGCCCGACGGTCGCCTACGGCCCCTACCGCGAGACCGGGGGCTCCGCGTTCCTGGCGAACATCATCGAGAAGCCCGCCCTCGAGGAATCGTTCAGCGTGGAATACGGCGACCAGGTGATCGACTGGCAGTACGTCCGCGACATCGCCCAGGCGTTCCGCAAGGCGACGTTCGCCCCCGACGAGCGTCTCTCCCGTCGCGTCTACAACGTTCGCGGGACCGTGGCGACCATCCGCAAGGCCGCCGAGACGGTCGAATCTATCGTCCCCGACGCCGACCTCGAGGTGTCTGACGAGGGCGAACTCCCGTGGACGCAGAAGCTCGACATGACTGCCGCGAAGGACGACCTGGGGTACGACCCCGAGTACGACCTCGAGACCGGGTTCCGGGAGTACATCGACGTGTTGCGGGCCGAAAACGGTCTCGAGCCCCTCTGA
- the acs gene encoding acetate--CoA ligase — MAEEPDTDEGTELEARLAEGETYEPPSSFVEQANVSDPGIYEEFEENWPGCWERAADLLSWNQEYDTVLEDDDAPFYRWFTGGELNASYNCLDRHVEDGAKNRAAIKWEGELGETRTYTYSDLLHEVEAFAASLRELGVEEDDVVTLYLPMIPELPIAMLACARIGAPHSVVFAGFSADALATRMNAADSEYLVTCDGYYRRGDPLNHKEKADKGLRGVDHDVETVVVDRLGDELNHFLGASAHDYDELVGEHEGESVDPVSRDAEDMLFLMYTSGTTGQPKGVKHTTGGYLSYAAWTSHAVLDVKPEDTYWCAADIGWITGHSYIVYGPLALGTTTMMYEGTPDYPEKDRLWELVEKNDVDIFYTAPTAIRAFMKWGKQYPEEHDLSSLRLLGTVGEPINPRAWQWYYDHIGDGECPIVDTWWQTETGGMMITTLPGVGEMKPGSAGPPLPGIDARIVDASGDQVEAGNAGYLTVNNPWPGMLRTLYNNDERFLSEYWQEYSDEESDEWVYFPEDGAKIDDDGYITILGRVDDVINVSGHRLGTMEIESAIVGVEGVAEAAVVGGDHDIKGEAVYAYVILEDDADATDSMRDQIVEGVEDAIGPIARPEEVIVTPELPKTRSGKIMRRLLEDIASGNELGDTSTLRNPDVVEDIAAQVGDD; from the coding sequence ATGGCCGAGGAACCAGATACCGACGAGGGAACCGAACTCGAGGCACGGTTAGCCGAGGGGGAGACCTACGAGCCGCCGTCGTCGTTCGTCGAGCAAGCGAACGTGAGCGATCCGGGGATTTACGAGGAGTTCGAGGAGAACTGGCCGGGGTGCTGGGAGCGCGCTGCGGACCTGCTCTCCTGGAACCAGGAGTACGATACCGTCCTCGAGGACGACGACGCGCCGTTCTATCGGTGGTTCACCGGCGGCGAGTTGAATGCCTCCTACAACTGTCTCGACCGCCACGTCGAGGACGGCGCGAAGAATCGGGCGGCGATCAAGTGGGAGGGCGAACTCGGGGAAACTCGAACGTACACCTACAGCGACCTGTTGCACGAGGTCGAAGCCTTTGCAGCCAGTCTCCGAGAGCTAGGCGTCGAGGAGGACGACGTCGTCACGCTCTACCTGCCGATGATCCCCGAACTCCCCATCGCGATGCTCGCGTGTGCCCGCATCGGCGCACCTCACTCGGTGGTGTTCGCGGGCTTCTCAGCCGACGCACTCGCGACCCGGATGAACGCCGCCGACAGCGAGTACCTCGTCACTTGCGACGGCTACTACCGCCGCGGCGATCCGCTGAACCACAAGGAGAAGGCGGATAAGGGACTTCGCGGCGTCGATCACGACGTCGAGACGGTCGTCGTCGACCGTCTCGGGGACGAACTGAACCACTTCCTCGGTGCCAGCGCCCACGATTACGATGAACTGGTCGGCGAACACGAGGGCGAATCGGTCGACCCGGTCTCGCGCGATGCAGAGGACATGCTGTTCCTGATGTACACCTCGGGTACGACCGGCCAACCCAAAGGGGTGAAACACACCACGGGGGGCTATCTGTCCTATGCCGCCTGGACCTCCCACGCGGTGCTGGACGTCAAACCCGAAGACACCTACTGGTGTGCGGCGGACATCGGCTGGATCACGGGTCACTCCTACATCGTCTACGGCCCGCTCGCACTGGGCACGACGACGATGATGTACGAGGGCACCCCGGATTACCCCGAGAAGGACCGCCTCTGGGAACTGGTCGAGAAGAACGATGTCGACATCTTCTACACCGCGCCCACCGCCATCCGGGCGTTCATGAAGTGGGGCAAGCAGTACCCAGAAGAACACGACCTCTCGAGTCTGCGCCTTCTGGGCACCGTGGGCGAACCGATCAACCCCCGCGCCTGGCAGTGGTACTACGACCACATCGGCGACGGCGAGTGTCCCATCGTCGACACCTGGTGGCAGACCGAGACGGGCGGCATGATGATCACTACTCTGCCCGGCGTCGGGGAGATGAAACCCGGTTCCGCGGGGCCGCCACTCCCCGGCATCGACGCCCGAATCGTCGACGCCAGCGGCGATCAGGTCGAGGCGGGGAACGCCGGCTATCTCACCGTGAATAACCCGTGGCCCGGGATGCTCAGAACGCTCTACAACAACGACGAGCGCTTCCTCTCGGAATACTGGCAGGAGTACTCCGACGAAGAGAGCGACGAGTGGGTGTACTTCCCCGAAGACGGCGCGAAAATCGACGACGACGGCTACATCACCATCCTCGGACGCGTCGACGACGTCATCAACGTCTCCGGGCACCGCCTGGGGACGATGGAAATCGAGAGCGCCATCGTCGGCGTCGAGGGCGTCGCCGAAGCCGCCGTCGTCGGCGGCGACCACGACATCAAGGGCGAAGCCGTCTACGCCTACGTCATCCTCGAGGACGATGCCGACGCGACCGACTCGATGCGCGACCAGATCGTCGAGGGGGTAGAAGACGCTATCGGGCCCATCGCCCGGCCCGAAGAGGTCATCGTCACGCCCGAACTCCCCAAAACCCGGTCGGGCAAGATCATGCGCCGCCTGCTCGAGGACATCGCCTCGGGCAACGAACTCGGCGATACCTCGACGCTCCGGAATCCGGACGTCGTCGAGGACATCGCTGCCCAGGTTGGGGACGACTGA
- a CDS encoding MTH865 family protein has translation MADEAELREQFTEAFEGADYPISSPMDLVPALPNGPGTKFESGDFSMTAMELNTKLSGGDFPYENVDSFVDDVMQQLKEKDEI, from the coding sequence ATGGCAGACGAAGCAGAACTCCGCGAGCAGTTCACCGAGGCGTTCGAAGGCGCAGACTACCCCATCTCGAGTCCGATGGACCTCGTACCCGCCCTGCCGAACGGGCCGGGAACGAAGTTCGAGTCCGGTGACTTCTCGATGACGGCGATGGAACTGAACACGAAGCTCTCGGGCGGTGACTTCCCCTACGAGAACGTCGACTCGTTCGTCGACGACGTTATGCAGCAGCTCAAGGAGAAGGACGAGATCTAA
- a CDS encoding bacterio-opsin activator domain-containing protein, with protein MSTSTDSHAVLIASSADAEALVDELADGLDRPVRTVTSSEACRRLLEDGAEQFPVVVVCARDESWVRSILETLTDGIDRRRTIVVSPEGSDRLATAAIRGGADDYVPTASLGAIDDRVEIHWERALEDTGSPRPVTTAAELLATTLPDEVFVIGADGTYLDANVRPDAADLYTVASTEFVGQTLWDAFPDPQANRLHEAVTAALENDAIEHVEYETNTTEGVRLYEARVAPIDLRSADQRAVIWLARDVTERANREEALRQRRDQLELLNRINAVVRRIIETLVEAPTQSAVEDAVCEQLVASDLYCGAWISRPSGNDDVVYQTGCGDVESYLERIQGLDLDPDPDRPIVRAMRENTIQSRNDLSERAKLPDPLREAAREHGIESALAVPLAHGDSVYGVLAVLARRADAFGEREESAFRLLGETIGFAINAIKNRRLLFADAVTVLEFRIEGGDSFSFDLSEQYDCTCTLEWSGATAAGRTYQYVTVEGLDGGTVYDEASAHPTVEECRLIHDGDNQATIEIRLSESAVRTLTGYGATVRDVTVEDGVGYLTAEVSRETDTREIVEAMKRVYAQTELVSKREADRPVMTARDRRNRITDRLTDRQLTALRLAYYGGYFDWPRGSTGEEIAESMGIAAPTMHQHLRRGLQEILRDFFDEDGTD; from the coding sequence ATGTCGACCAGCACCGATTCACACGCAGTCCTCATCGCCTCATCGGCGGACGCCGAGGCGCTCGTCGACGAACTCGCGGACGGTCTCGACCGTCCGGTACGAACCGTCACCTCGAGCGAGGCGTGTCGTCGACTCCTCGAGGACGGCGCCGAACAGTTTCCGGTGGTCGTCGTCTGTGCTCGTGACGAGTCGTGGGTTCGGTCGATACTCGAGACGCTGACGGACGGAATCGATCGGCGACGAACGATCGTCGTCTCCCCGGAGGGGTCCGACCGGCTCGCGACCGCCGCGATCCGGGGCGGTGCCGACGATTACGTTCCCACAGCGTCACTCGGGGCGATCGACGACCGGGTAGAGATCCACTGGGAGCGCGCTCTCGAGGACACCGGTTCGCCCCGACCCGTCACGACCGCTGCCGAGTTGCTCGCGACGACGTTACCCGACGAGGTCTTCGTGATCGGGGCGGACGGAACCTACCTCGACGCGAACGTTCGACCAGATGCAGCCGACCTCTACACCGTCGCTTCGACGGAATTCGTCGGACAGACGTTGTGGGACGCGTTTCCGGACCCGCAGGCGAATCGCTTACACGAGGCGGTCACGGCAGCCCTCGAGAACGACGCCATCGAACACGTCGAGTACGAGACGAACACGACCGAAGGCGTTCGGCTGTACGAGGCGCGAGTCGCCCCGATCGACCTGCGTTCGGCCGATCAGCGGGCCGTTATCTGGCTGGCGCGCGACGTCACCGAACGGGCGAATAGGGAGGAAGCGCTTCGACAGCGCCGGGATCAACTCGAGTTGCTCAACCGGATCAACGCCGTCGTTCGGCGCATCATCGAGACGCTCGTCGAAGCGCCGACGCAATCGGCCGTCGAGGACGCCGTCTGCGAGCAACTCGTCGCCTCCGATCTCTACTGCGGGGCGTGGATCTCTCGGCCCTCCGGGAACGACGACGTGGTCTACCAGACGGGGTGTGGCGACGTCGAGTCCTATCTCGAACGAATTCAGGGGCTCGACCTCGACCCGGACCCCGACCGCCCCATCGTCCGTGCAATGCGGGAGAACACGATTCAGTCGAGGAACGACCTGTCGGAAAGGGCGAAACTCCCCGATCCCCTCAGAGAGGCCGCCCGCGAACACGGCATCGAATCGGCGCTGGCGGTCCCGCTCGCCCACGGTGACAGCGTGTACGGCGTGCTGGCCGTGCTGGCTCGTCGAGCGGACGCCTTCGGCGAGCGCGAGGAGTCCGCCTTTCGACTCCTCGGCGAGACGATCGGCTTCGCCATCAACGCGATCAAGAACCGTCGGCTGCTGTTTGCCGACGCCGTGACGGTCCTCGAGTTCCGGATCGAGGGTGGCGACTCGTTCTCGTTCGACCTCTCAGAGCAGTACGACTGTACGTGTACCCTCGAGTGGTCGGGGGCGACGGCCGCCGGTCGAACTTACCAGTACGTGACGGTCGAGGGACTCGACGGGGGGACGGTGTACGACGAGGCGTCCGCCCACCCCACCGTCGAGGAGTGTCGGCTGATCCACGACGGCGACAACCAGGCGACGATCGAGATCCGGCTCTCGGAGTCCGCGGTTCGAACGCTCACCGGATACGGGGCGACAGTGCGCGACGTTACCGTCGAGGACGGCGTCGGGTACCTGACGGCCGAGGTCTCCCGGGAGACCGATACGCGAGAGATCGTCGAGGCGATGAAGCGGGTCTACGCACAGACCGAACTCGTCTCCAAACGCGAGGCCGACAGGCCGGTGATGACCGCTCGCGACAGACGCAATCGAATTACCGACCGACTCACGGATCGTCAGCTCACGGCGCTCCGACTGGCGTACTACGGCGGGTACTTCGACTGGCCGCGGGGAAGTACGGGCGAGGAAATCGCCGAATCGATGGGCATCGCCGCGCCGACGATGCATCAGCACCTCCGGCGGGGCTTACAGGAAATCCTTCGGGATTTCTTCGACGAGGACGGGACCGACTAG